The Candidatus Delongbacteria bacterium region TCGAATTTCTGGAAAACACTGATCTTGATGAACTTCGGGTAGGGAAACACATTATTGATGGTGAAAATATTTTTGTTTCTGTATCAGAATATCTAACAAAGAATGAAGGCTTTCTTGAAGGGCATCAGGAATATATTGATATTCAGCTTATTACAAAAGGATCTGAAAAGATAGGTTATGCACAGTTGAGTGATCAGAAAGTTAAGAGTAGCTATGATAAAGCAAACGACATTGCATTTTTCTATGGGGAGTGTGAATACTTAACTTTGATCCCGGGTGACATAACTGTCTTTTTCCCGGAAGATCTGCATATGCCCGGTATTAAGAATGGTGATGTTGAAGAAGTAAAAAAGATCGTAGTAAAAGTTAAGATATAGATAGGGGGATATATATGAAAAAATTCTTAATAGGTTTATTGATACTGATAGTCAGTTTCGCAATATTTGTTACTATCTACATGATAATGTACACTCAGGGTGTAATTGAACCATTTGAGGCAGGGTCTAAGGATTCAGCAGATAAAGTCCTTATTGCTTCGCAGGGAAGTGAGTATAAGGAAATGTTCGTTCAGAAGGTCATTGAAAGGCTTGA contains the following coding sequences:
- a CDS encoding YhcH/YjgK/YiaL family protein encodes the protein MKMIYDELEKQSKYKHLRYRFEKAFEFLENTDLDELRVGKHIIDGENIFVSVSEYLTKNEGFLEGHQEYIDIQLITKGSEKIGYAQLSDQKVKSSYDKANDIAFFYGECEYLTLIPGDITVFFPEDLHMPGIKNGDVEEVKKIVVKVKI